The Argentina anserina chromosome 5, drPotAnse1.1, whole genome shotgun sequence genome includes the window TTATCTTGTGCATATGGGTCATGCTATGGTAGATTGATGTTAGGCACTctcagtttttattttttttaaatattttctggAATACTTTTTAGATTATACAACTAACCATAATTGTGTGTGCATTTGAAAGCTTTTTGAGGGGCTGGAAGCTTTTGATCGTAAACCTCCACAGAAATCTATAGTCAGGAAAGTGGCGGATGCATATGAGATATTAGGCAGGCttgaaaagaaagagagggtGTTGGAGAAGTACAATTATCTCTTCACTGAAGATCGATCTCGGAAGAAACCTAAAAATGCCTTGtctaaggagaagaagaaactaGTTTAGAACTTATAATTGATAGATTTATATCTGACAATTGTCTTCTATTGTAAATGCATTTTGTATGACTAAAGGAGAGGTAAAGTAAAATCGTACAAAATGATATATTAGAGTGGTTTCATGATTCTATTGCTAGCTTTCTGTTTTGCTGTTTCTTTTGGTCTGTGTTTTTGTCTCTGTCTAGTTTAGTTGTTTCTAGTTGCTGTTTAGCTCTTTACTTTCGTTGTAAGTTGTTTTCTGTGGCTTCTGCCCTTGTTTTCAATCGAATGGCTCCAGtattgatttaaaaaaaaaagattctgTTTCCCCTGGACCAATATCAAGTTAACGACCAACCACTTttagtaaatttggtttgaattttgatcTGTACCGTATCCAAttcatatttgatttgatgttTTGTGAATCCATACTATTCGTAAACTCATTTAGCTGAGCAGTTGTAACATACATTCAGTGCATAGAAGAATCAGAATGGACGCAATGGAGGTTACTCAAACTTTATAGTCTACAGCAAACAAAGAAAGCAGCTCGACCTTTATGTGTTTCATCTACAAGTTACTCGTGTTCAACAtcttattgagaagaaatGGTACATAATACAACATTGTGACTTGAGCCCAGAATACTATATGGAGAAACTCAATTCCAAACATAGAAGAAAGGAACACAACAAGATTATACAACTGATTTGCTATCAGTTGTTCATGACCAAATGAAGTCAGGTGTAATTCTTGAAGTCTTCCTGAGCTTGCAATATTAATTGGTCATCTTCCCACTCATCCCGGTATGTCTCTGGACAAGCACGCCTATACTTCGAAACTGCTGAGTACATTTGCTTTCTCCATTCTTCAGACACTGGACAACCGCACTGAGCAGCAAGCCAATCATCATATTCAAACTGCAAAAATATCAAGTACTTATTCTGTTCATACCATGTTAACCATATTCAAAAGCTAGACTGTTAGCAAAGTTATTGCGTATGGAAACACAAAGGGCAGATGCTTCAAAAGAGATAAACCCCAGATTTTAAAGATGGACAACGTGTCATGCTAAGCAATGTTAAATAGAGATCTGCAAAACTAGCGGCTGATAGCATTGATGTTATATTGAGAATCTAGCAGGAATCATAATGATGCTGATCAATAAGCCCAAAAACATAAGAACAACTAGCATCCTATGCATAATTCTAATAAGAAAATGGTatagaacaaaacaaaaaattgagcATACCTGATAAGTAGCCATGTTATGAGTGTATCGTTTAGGTATGCCAGAAGCTTCAAGTGAATTGTGGAAGGCTCTGACATCCTCCATCATCTCCTCTTCAGATGGAAGTGTAATTCGATTAGATAAGAGACCTGCTATCCACTTGCTTTGTAATTCAAACAAGGGGAAAGGAACAACCTGCACCAAGATAGATTAAGAGTTATTTTGACCAACAAAAGAATAAAGCACAACACATCGTATAAGTTTAAGCAGAGAAGATCACCTTCCATGGTAACCCAACAAAGGATAGTGACGGAGCCAAGGCGGGTGGGAAGACATGCTTGTAAAGTGGCTCCACACGGTTGTCATCCACAGTCACAATGCCATTGGTCTCCAAGAACGGGAAACTATAAATGTACcttgaaaaggaagaaaaatatattacCATTCAATCTCTAAATTTTATTGCACTTACCATTACGCACATTATCAAACAAGCCAAAGCTAGTATACCCTGTGCAGTGAAGAATAACATCAGCACGGACAACATTCCCATCTGGGAAAACAGCACCACCATCTTCCGTCAGACTTTTGACCTGCATGGCGTCAAATTATGAACATTGAAATTACATAAGATAAGGatcaaataaaaatcctaTATTATCATCATAGCCACCCCAATCTTACCATGGGTGAGTTCTTTTACCATAGAATGAAGCCACATATTATCATAGCCAGGCATCTTCTCAAATGTTTCATCAGGAAGAGATCTAGATGCAATGTGGACTTCTTTGGCAACTCCTGCAATGTCCCGACAAATATCAACAGCACTAGCAGAGCTCCCTATCAATA containing:
- the LOC126794054 gene encoding flavin-containing monooxygenase FMO GS-OX-like 2 produces the protein MHAPTTRNVAVIGAGAAGLVAARELRREGHKVVVFERGDQLGGTWVYTPEVESDPIGSDPDRSVVHTSLYQSLRTNLPREVMGFRDYPFVAKEGDVERDPRRFPGHREVLMYLKEFAEVFGVCGSVRFESEVVFVGLVEGGKWEVRTRSKRGEEFDEVYDAVVVCNGHYTEPRIANIPGIDTWKGKQIHSHNYRTPEPYRDQVVILIGSSASAVDICRDIAGVAKEVHIASRSLPDETFEKMPGYDNMWLHSMVKSLTEDGGAVFPDGNVVRADVILHCTGYIYSFPFLETNGIVTVDDNRVEPLYKHVFPPALAPSLSFVGLPWKVVPFPLFELQSKWIAGLLSNRITLPSEEEMMEDVRAFHNSLEASGIPKRYTHNMATYQFEYDDWLAAQCGCPVSEEWRKQMYSAVSKYRRACPETYRDEWEDDQLILQAQEDFKNYT